Part of the Quercus robur chromosome 5, dhQueRobu3.1, whole genome shotgun sequence genome, GAAATTCCATGAATTGGACATCAAAGATGCAGAGTAAACCTTGCCACTGACATTGTTACTACTTATCCTGCTGTCATTTGCAATAGACCAATAGATTTGTGGAGTTTTGTATCCAGCATACAATACCAAGTTTCCTGACTTGATTTCAAGATATTGAGACAAGTTATTGCGGTTGGGAGCACTTTTTAGTTGCATTCCTTCAAAGAATTCCTGGTTGAGTAAAAGGGTATCAGTAGGATGGCTAAAACTCTGCCAAAGAATTCTTCCATTGTCACCAAGCAATGCCAAGTTTCCAGAGTCCTGCAATTCCATGGCTGTAGCTCTTTCTCCTATCGTGTTTGTAGACCAAATCACACCATTCGTGCTTTCCAAGTAAACATTCCCATCATTGccaaatacaaaattatcagACCCGGTGACCATTGAGCCCGTGTTGGCAGTCCAAACCACTTTGTAACTGTTTATGTGAATAACCACTAGTGCAAACATTGTGACATCCTGGCTGTTCTTAAAGCCAAAGGCAAAAACTGAGTTGTTGGATAAGAGGAATAGCCCATAGTTCTCAACATAAACCATCTGAGACGTTTTGAATCCTGGATATATCTGACCAATATTTTGAGTGATGGCAATGCAAGTTTGCAACATAAGGATGAAATAGAAACACAATGTTCTAAATTGTAATAAATCCATTACTTGTGAAGCTGCACCAATTCACTGAATTTGGCCAACAAGACCACCAAAGTCTTGAAATTTGATACCACTAACAATTTCATGTATTTGGGTGAACCAAATTTGAAACATCAGTTCAATACAAGGAATGAGTTAGGCAGAGAGGGTAAAATCTAATATTTGCCCGTAAATTTAAGCATTGATTATGAATAAAACAAGGTACATATACATTCCTTAAACAAAAAGATATATTGTTGAAGGAATAACCTATGAATTTCTAAATACAGAACACAAAGTTTGTAGAAAGTCTGGTCTGGTATCTGAAGTGGACagataaaagaagaagatgcaGATGTATTTCGTGTATGTGAAGcaacaaatataacaaaaaaccTACTACGGATAAACTAGACTGAAGAGAATTCTTGATGATGGACTTTCTGGGCCTAGCAATATAGAAAACTAGAAGCAGATCAAAAACATATTGCATAGCCATTAATGAGGAGAAGGGATGACTCATAACACATTACAAGGATTCATATGACTGACCTCATTCTGTATTCAGTTGACTCTGAAAGAGATGAATGGATCTTGGGCTTTCCCTTGAATTGGGAGAAGAGAGGAAGTAAGATGAATcaaaactattatatatatagtcatatACCATAAGATTCTTCAGTCAGCTGCACTTTCTTCTTATGTGTTCACATATATTGTGGTCAGAACGTTTCACAGTTAAAAAACCTTTGCTTGTGAGAGTATATCActgttttatttcattttaatctcTATCGTGTACATGACATGCGAAAGTCAAGTCTAGCATATATATTAAAACTTGGCCGACTTTGCTGCCACGCTAGAATCTCTAGTAATATGTGAATCATGACAGCCCAAATCTCTGATAATTTACTACTATGAAAGTGACAATGGAGATTAATTTTTACATTCTAACAACGTGAATCTCTTTGACAATGCTAGGCCAACTCCCATTTCTTAATCTAGCACGTTTCAATCCTCTACGTGAGTAAATGTGTCACAAGTTGACCCCTActattttgtatttgattgaAAACTTGCATCATACTGcacaaattttcttcttctttctcatagTTTATTTCTCTTTAGTTTCATTTCATTTGAAGAATATTTTTCAGTTGTGTCAACTTTGCACTTGTATCGCTGACCTCAGTTCATTACTGGATATCAATCATATGTACCAGCCAAGTTGCTGATGTAAATTCATTATATATCTCAAACTCGAAACTAAACAAATAAGAAAGTTTCATGTCAACTAGAGGAGTTTCCAGGAACATTCTTAGCAGAATTCAAGGTAAAATCAAGACTAACTTGAGCTTCATTGTGCATGTGAAATTAATAACCTGTTATTCTCTTCTTAAAATTGAAAGGTGAACAAACAAGGGCAATAATTCATTACAAAAGTTTCAAAACTAGTCAGAAACCAAGAAGAGACAAGAAAATATTGCTATTTAAATACCAATACATACGGATCATCAATACTTCATTATACATAGGTTAAAATGAAATCCTCTGGGACaaaaatttcttctatcatCTTGGACCTGATAAGCGAATATCTGAAATGGCTACATCACTTGAGTAATCATTCACACCTGATGCAGTAGCCCCATAACTGTTCCATTTAAAGATGCCTGATAGAGAACCCAACTGAGATGAGGTTGGAGGTGGAGGCGGAGGCACATCACAAAGACCTTGAAGCATTTGGACTACTTTTGCCATTGGTGGCCTTAAATGCATCTCATCTTGTATACACCACATAGCAACTTTGATAGCTGTGACAACCCGCTCATCTTTTTCATCAATCTCTAGCTCTGTATCAAGGatttctttcagttttccctcttCCAACATCTTGGAGGCATAAGAAGGGAAATGGGCTTTCTCTGAATTATGTCGTGAATCATAATTTTTCCTTCCTCCAATAATCTCAAGCAAGACCATACCATAGCTGTACACATCACTCTTCTCTGATATGGCAAAGTTGGTAATCCATTCTGGTGCAAGGTATCCTCTTGTACCCCTCAATGTTGTGTACACAATGCTTTGTTCCCGGTTCATAAGCTTAGCCAAACCAAAGTCTGAAACTTTTGCTATAAAATTATCATCAAGAAGAACATTTTCAGGTTTTATATCACAGTGGACAATCTTCACTTCACACTCCTCATGGAGATAAGCCAACCCCTTTGCTGTACCCAAAGCAATATTAAATCTTGTATCCCAATCCAACAAATTTCCCTCTTCATTCTTGTTGAAGATCCATTTATCCAATGACCCTTTACGCATGTACTCATATACAAGAAGCCTGTGGGGCCCTTCAACACAGAAGCCTTTGAGCTTGACCAGATGCACATGACGGATACTGCCGATGGTAGTAACTTCAgctttaaattcttttttcccCTGTCCAGCACTCTCCAACCTTTTCACAGCCACTTCTGTACCATCTGGGAGCACACCTATGTAGACTGAGCCAAACCCTCCTTGCCCAACTTTTGTAGAGAAGTTTTTGGTTGCTCTACAAAGATCACCATAACAAAAACGAAAAGGCATTCCAGGAAGATTGTCCAAGAAATCATCCTCTTCTGAATTGCCAAAAGGATATTTGagtaatattttctttttatgttggTACCAGTATACTGCATAAATTAGACTAAAGAAAACAATCACTGTTGCAACTATGACCATGGGTAACATAATGTTATTCCCTCCATTTCCAATTTCTTCACTTGCAGGACTTACCACTTTTATATACGAAATATAACCAGCAGAACCCACATTAGACCGTTGTAAACTTCCTATCTGATCAAACAGAAAGCAACTTCCAGAGCTGTTTTCAAAGAACAACGAAAGGCAAGAGCAATTTCCAAGGCATGCTTCTTTGCAAGCATCTAGATTGGATTTCAATGAGGGTGTAACAAAGTCAAGTGCAAAATAGTTGAGCTGTTCGCCAACATATAGAAGCTGTACCGAACTCTTGGAGTTGTTACAGTTTGAATTAATCTGAGGCTTGCAATTAGAGTGAGAGCTGAGAGGCGAAGGGCATTGGCATCTGTTGTCAAAATAGCACACATAGTACGGGCCACATGGCTCAGGTGCGCTACAAGCGCTTTGTGGTATTGTAATTGCCTCGGCAGTCACTGGTTTCCCCTTTTGAAGATTATAGAATGAGATTAACCCATTGGAGCCTAAAACAGCAGCCCAGAAGGGATTCCATCCAGGACTGTTGGAGATGACAAACTGCCAAAGTAAGGTTTTATTTTGATCATAGAAATTCCAGAAATTGGACACCAGAGTCACAGAAAGAACCTTGCCGATGACGGAGTTATTGGTTTTGCGCCTGTCATTTGTTATGGACCAATAAATTTGTGGCGTTTGAAACCCCGCTGACAAGACCAAATCGCCTGATCTGAATTCAAGATAGTGAGACAAGTTATTGCTGTTGGGAAAACTTTTGAGCTGCATTCCATAAAAGAATTCCTGGCCAGGCAAAAGGGTATCAGTAGGATGGCTAAAACTTTGCCATAGAATACTTCCACTGGCCCCAAGCAATACCAAATTTCCCGTATCGCCCATTTCTATGGCTGTAGCTGTTTTCCCTGTAGTGTTTGTAGACCAAACTACACCATCCCCATGTTCCAAGTAAACGTTCCCATCTTCTCCAAACACAAAGTTAGCAGTATTTTGAACCAATAAGCCTCTATTAGCAGTCCAAACTACTTTGGAACTAGGCATGTGAATGACAACTAGTAGAAACAATGTGACATCCACACTAGTGTAGAAACCCAAAGCGAATTTCGAGTTGTTGGATATCAGAAATATACCTTTACTATCAATATATTCCATCTGAGACGCTCGGAAACCAGGATAAATCCGGCCAAACTGTTGAGTGCTGGCCATGCAGATCTCAAACACAAGTAGGAAACTAAGAAACAAGGTTCTAAATTTGAGCAAACCCATAATTCCTAGCAAAACTGGCAACCAGTAAAAACAATTCTGATGTTTGGCCAAATTTAGccaggaaaaccaataaaaaagtattaaacAAGGAATTTGAATTTTGCTAATGCTCTATAGTCTCTAAAACTCAATTATGTAACTGGGAAAAAGAGTTTGCCACCCAGATACAAGATGAAAATTTTCTACTCAAAAAGCTGAAAGATAATtatgaatttgtagaaagaaTTGTACAATTGCACAAAAGAGTCCAATGACAAGATCTATGTGTAGAAATCAAAGTGAGACAGagttaagaaaagaaaaataagatattCCCAAGTGTATCTTATTTGTGTGAAGCAAAGTAAAGAGAGTAAGAAACAACTAAAACAAGGAATTCCTTGGTGAGCGTTGATAGGTTTTCTTTGTTAACGGTAAGAATAATTTGAAATGAGTGGCAAAACAACAAAAGATGCTTGCTTAGCCATGAatgaagggaaaaagaaaatgacccAGAACCAGAAAAGGAGTGGAGATAGAGACATGACTGACCTCATTCCTTGATTCAGTAACAGAAAGTCAGAAACAAGGGGATTAGCAAAGATGGGTTCTTGGCTTTTTCTTCATGTTTTGGACTGTAAGAAGaatcgtctctctctctctctctctctctttctgtgcaggtagagagagaaatacAGAGTGAGATAGAAAAGTTGAGTAGCCAGGTTATGAAAATAGTTTATAATGCAGTTCCAAACTGTTTCTTTATTAGCACCGAACATGCTTTGAGCTGTTAAAGTATTCATCCGTAAAATCGATAAAGATGCTCTTTCTTAGATTCAGCTAGGCAGCTATTCATCAGTTACTTTATTATGTTttctattctctctttttctctttttttttttaattaaaaaaaaaaaaaaaaaaaaaaaaaactaaaaaacccatttaaaaaaaaaaaaaatctcaaccaacaaacaaacaaaaataaaaagtaaaaattctaCAAGACATCGTGACCATTTTAAAACATGTGTCGCGTTTGTATCACTTTTCAATACATGTACACGGAAGTaagcaaaaaatttcttttaccCGATGTTTTTATTACTTTTGTTTAGTCTGCTTAACTAGTCAGGTTGAATATGATTGAATTTGATATGATCGGGTCCAAGTATGAGTTAGAATTTTATTGGAAAGATTGCCATTCCTATGATACCCTATGTATTCTATCTTTAGCGGTTAAATTAACCTAATATGATTGGTATTTTTTCTCACTTAAAAATCGTCAACATACTAGGCCTATAGCTATACATAACCTAGTAAATTCCCTTTGTTGTCAATGGCCGCCACTTCCACTTAAGGAGTTGGTATTTGTTGGTAAGAAAATTGAGCTTGGTTTTAGAATCAAAACATACAATTGGTAAAGACTAAAGAGGCAGTATAAGTCAAGAACATAATTTCTAATATCTTTTTTTCGTGTTTCTTTCCGTatcaaatgataataataataataataataaacacctcaattataaaaaagttaAGTAATACATAGATTCTTAAGTTTACTgtctttgtaatttttcttttaagaaactagtctttgtaattaattaaaaaaaaaatgtaatacaaaacatgaaataaagtcATATCACCTCTAAAAATATACACCGCttagtaataaaatatattatattattattagataaagataaataaataaataattaagaaaaaatttacaatgagacttatgagttatgacaaACCACTCGAAGATAGTAATAGATGCGAcattaatttcaagttttagACAAAACTTAATGTCAACAAGATCCACGTCCTAGTTTCATTAGTTGGCGAGCATTCTGAGAATCAATTTTGTGCCTCAAGTGGTACTTCAATGGTTTAATATTTAGTTAATGTACCATtggaaacaatttatttagttaaaactgaaaattttttgttggaaatactataaataaaactaaaaggtaGCTGAATTAATATagtgaaactcatgaatagtatcaaaaagtataattagacttatgaatagtagcaaaaataaactgaataatattaaaaataagctggttttttaagccaatgccaaatGCAACTAGTTTACATTCTTATTAGACATACAATTCATGTTACATGTGTATTTGTGTGAATGGAAAATGTCTTTTCACACATCTCTACGTAATTTAAGCCAATTTGGCTAAtgtttcttaataaaatttatagcttcttgctataaataaataaataaataaataattgtttgattatgttgaaacttgaagctgcttgattttatttttatttttccttacaACAATTAGGGTTATTTAAATCCAGGTACTTCTCATAGGATGATACATTGGATTTTGCTTCTACTTTGAATGGATCAATAATCAGTTATCCATTTTGATTAGCCGAGCAGGAGcaggaggaggaaaaaaaaaagacactctgTAATTCAAAGCAGATGAACAAATAGTAAATGGGTGATGAGTCTCTCACAGCTAGGACCCGAATTCTGGTGTTGGGTGTTAGGTTACAGTGCAATTTGAAGTTTAGGGCGATGAATTTagttaattatttaaatattaattattcaactttttatgttatttaaaaacattattctttttatttctttttggatgcaaaattgctaattaagtttttgtatttaggtTTTATTAACATCTCTTTTACAAGTTATTAAGAAAATTGATTGTTAATAATTATTCAACacactcataattttttttgcaaatgtaaCCGTTTAGGATTTCAATTGGGCATAATTTCAATTGACttaatattttgggacattctCGGAGGTGGGGAGAAAGAACGCAAAACACACCTACATTTTTTTCtgatgaaaaaatatatatctatatatatatatatatatatatttgtcatcTAAAActttggaactttttttttcttaacaagtTCAGGTAGTGAGAGACTTCAGACCCTTTATGTAACTTTTACTACTAAACATATTCTAAATATAATAtagaattttagaaatatagAGAATAAATTAATACATATAATATAGAAATATAAGCGGGTAGCGGGGTgccaaaatactattttggttaATACATTTTGGGTTCAttatcaatttagtccttattattattattattttgaacaactgttatttttaacttataGTCAATTTAGTTTCAGTCGTCAATTCACTAATATAAATTGACTTAAGTTAActaaaagttgaaaataacCATAGCCAAATTGATTGCTAACAAAATGTAAGAACTAAATTGACAATGACTCCAAGATTATAAGGATCAAAATGGTATTTTTGCCTCAATAAATTAATCGGATAAGTAgcgccttaggcctaggcctagaGCGAGCCTACTTAAAATAACTACAATATGAGCCGAGAGTCCTAGAGCAATGCTAGGACCACATAGTTTTACACATCTTTAGCCAAAACTCATTGCATGATGAATCGTGAGTGATAGAGGTATAGACCCACCACCACATCTCACTCACAACTTGTCATGTTGCAAGTTATGGACAAAGTTGTATAAAATTATGTGCCCTTAGCATTTTCCAAAATGTTATTGtccaattaaattatttacttattccATATGCGTTTGAAAACGCTTATTTATTATTGGATTGTTTGTCTAAATGGAAGATAAGAAGTTATTTTAAAGACAAAGTTTGTGTTTGGAGCTTTGGACTTCAACCactaatataaaaatgacatttGTTCTTGTTATTGTACAAGACATTAGTTGAGTTAAATGAGTCATTAGGGAATGCATGTCCATCTTCCTATTGAAGCCAAACTTTGCTTTTTTTAAGAATTCTTATAAAGAGAACCCGTATGGGAGAGAGTTCCCTTTGACAATAAGACCCTTGATGTCTGTCATCTTGTTAGGACTGTTGCATCTTGAGAAACAAGCTAGCCTAAAGAATAAGATGTGAGACCCTCAACCATAGCATAAGGACTAGCATTTTGTTGAGAGGGTAATCTAATTAAGAAAAAGAGCACCAATACTAGATGCTTCTTAAAGtcaaaaggatttttttttttttttttttaattcaaagataaaagagattttcttttttcgtttttcgtttttttttttaatcattttgatCGAAGGACATAAAATTCAAAGACTGATTgttttcaccaaaaaatggGTAGTTGAAAAATCGTGGTCACAGGgaggccaaaaaagaaaaaaaaaaaaagaacagctCCTTTCACAACAAAATCATTTAATAAAAGAATGGGAAAAACTTTGATTGTGTTGCTCATGTTATATAAATCCAAGGGTTAGGAATAACAAGTTCTTCATTATCtgtgatccaaaaaaaaaaaaattatctaatataGAATAACTACTTAGAATAATAAACCAAATTACATTTGTCGAGAAGAGCTTTTCTAAATgtatttcttttatcatttcatCCAAGAGTGAGAGTTGCTCtaatttcatgaatttttttaaaaatacccTTTCCTTGAATATCATTGAAAAGAGTATTTTGGATTACATAATTGTGGAGCAGTTAGTAACCCAAAATTTCTAGAATAGAGCCTAACATCTTATCTCACCTAATTGTGGAGCAGTTCTTGATTGGATAACTAGCGCACACAATTATTGACATTCTTGTCCGAGTGCTCCTTACAAGGAGTGCTAATCATGTAAACAACGTGCAAATTGGAATTTGCCTCTACCAACCCACCACCTTCTTGGTCCCAGCATACCATGCTAATTTTTAATTCATTGATAATGacccaaaatttaatttagtgtCAATATACTCAATGTATATGTCAACTAGCTTGAACTTAGATCTCTCTTCATCTAAAGTTTGCGACATTATCCTATTCAAGGTACAGCCATACACTTACCCAAACccaaatactctctctctctctcacaaaataCCATTCTTTGCCAAATTTGGCGAAATTGTGCTTGCAAAGTTGCATTGACAATAAGTGACAATAATATGGAAATATGGGTTCCAACTATCATTATTCACCAAAAGACTATTATCATtggatttcttttctcatgGAATCTAGTAACACTCTCCGAGTAGagaattcaaattttgctaTTTCCATTTTCCATTTTCAAAGCTTAGTTGTCTTTTGCATGTGTAtccttatataataatattcaaGTCGCAAGGATGCTATAGCAGCTAgatcttctccttcttcttctttctttttttttttttttttttccttttttttttggtgcaaaaAGTTGGACAAGAGAAATATAAGTAATATTatgaatacatatttttatggattttgctaatgtgtgccctaagggcacaatAATGATtaactatttttgaaaaaaaatttctcgagaattaaaaaagtattgacaactttttcaattttcaagaaaatatttttaaaaatagataattaatgtGTACCCTTAAAGCACACGTTAACCGACCTTATTTTTATCCAGACCTTCAAGGTTCAAATGCAGACTCTCACATTTTTTAAGGTATTCAAAGTCCGTaacacacctttttttttcacttgtatTTGAAGTTTCGAGAATCAGTCATCACTTTAGTAAATTCCTTAGGCCCCCGCCATTTTGTACCTTCTTTTCCAACCATTCAACGTGTCTTATAAAGATCAAAGACTTGCCCACTACTTTTCGTACAAACAAAGATTATATAGGAAGAACCTAAAAATTACTGTACTAGAGAACGAAACTGATTTTGACACTAAAATTAAAGTAAGGGTTTGAATTCGAAACCCTTTATCAAGTTtgcccacttttttttttttttttttttttttttttagcattgaGATTGGAGACCGAGGAGTGTTTTCTTTAAAAGTGGCTTATAAAAACCCTAACCTCACCATTTTCATTGAAGTATCTAAAGATTAAataacaaaacttaggtacattTACATGGGTATAATACACTAAAtttc contains:
- the LOC126725697 gene encoding G-type lectin S-receptor-like serine/threonine-protein kinase SD2-5, encoding MGLLKFRTLFLSFLLVFEICMASTQQFGRIYPGFRASQMEYIDSKGIFLISNNSKFALGFYTSVDVTLFLLVVIHMPSSKVVWTANRGLLVQNTANFVFGEDGNVYLEHGDGVVWSTNTTGKTATAIEMGDTGNLVLLGASGSILWQSFSHPTDTLLPGQEFFYGMQLKSFPNSNNLSHYLEFRSGDLVLSAGFQTPQIYWSITNDRRKTNNSVIGKVLSVTLVSNFWNFYDQNKTLLWQFVISNSPGWNPFWAAVLGSNGLISFYNLQKGKPVTAEAITIPQSACSAPEPCGPYYVCYFDNRCQCPSPLSSHSNCKPQINSNCNNSKSSVQLLYVGEQLNYFALDFVTPSLKSNLDACKEACLGNCSCLSLFFENSSGSCFLFDQIGSLQRSNVGSAGYISYIKVVSPASEEIGNGGNNIMLPMVIVATVIVFFSLIYAVYWYQHKKKILLKYPFGNSEEDDFLDNLPGMPFRFCYGDLCRATKNFSTKVGQGGFGSVYIGVLPDGTEVAVKRLESAGQGKKEFKAEVTTIGSIRHVHLVKLKGFCVEGPHRLLVYEYMRKGSLDKWIFNKNEEGNLLDWDTRFNIALGTAKGLAYLHEECEVKIVHCDIKPENVLLDDNFIAKVSDFGLAKLMNREQSIVYTTLRGTRGYLAPEWITNFAISEKSDVYSYGMVLLEIIGGRKNYDSRHNSEKAHFPSYASKMLEEGKLKEILDTELEIDEKDERVVTAIKVAMWCIQDEMHLRPPMAKVVQMLQGLCDVPPPPPPTSSQLGSLSGIFKWNSYGATASGVNDYSSDVAISDIRLSGPR